A single region of the Glycine max cultivar Williams 82 chromosome 20, Glycine_max_v4.0, whole genome shotgun sequence genome encodes:
- the GER12 gene encoding germin-like protein precursor: MKVVYFFVVLLALASSIAFAYDPSPLQDFCVAINDTKTGVFVNGKFCKDPKLAKAEDFFFPGLGPGNTSNPLGSKVTAVTVNEILGLNTLGISLARIDFAPKGLNPPHTHPRGTEILVVLEGTLYVGFVASNQNDNRLFTKVLNKGDVFVFPIGLIHFQQNIGYGNALAIAGLSSQNPGVITIANAVFGSKPPISDEVLAKAFQVGKNVIDYLQKQFWYNNS, encoded by the exons ATGAAGGTTGTTTACTTCTTCGTTGTGCTATTGGCTTTGGCATCCTCCATTGCCTTTGCTTATGATCCAAGCCCCCTGCAAGACTTTTGTGTGGCTATCAATGATACCAAAACTGGTG TGTTCGTGAATGGAAAATTTTGCAAGGATCCAAAGCTTGCTAAGGCTGAAGATTTCTTCTTTCCTGGATTGGGACCCGGAAACACTTCAAACCCCCTAGGCTCAAAGGTGACAGCTGTCACGGTTAATGAAATATTAGGGCTCAACACACTTGGCATTTCCTTGGCACGCATAGATTTTGCACCAAAGGGTTTGAACCCTCCACACACTCACCCTCGAGGGACAGAGATTCTTGTAGTCTTGGAAGGTACCCTCTATGTTGGCTTTGTTGCGTCCAATCAAAACGATAACCGTTTATTCACCAAAGTGCTGAACAAGGGTGATGTGTTTGTGTTCCCTATTGGGCTCATTCACTTCCAGCAAAACATAGGTTATGGAAATGCTTTGGCCATTGCTGGTCTTAGTAGCCAAAACCCTGGAGTTATTACCATTGCAAATGCTGTGTTTGGATCTAAACCTCCTATCTCTGATGAAGTTCTTGCCAAAGCTTTTCAAGTGGGCAAAAACGTAATCGACTACCTTCAGAAGCAATTCTGGTACAACAATAGTTAG